The Geodermatophilaceae bacterium NBWT11 genome has a segment encoding these proteins:
- a CDS encoding winged helix DNA-binding domain-containing protein produces MDVDTPTLRRMRLAGQGLTRPLGGVADVVRGLFALQSQDLRQAEWAVGARLAGGTVQDVWAAFAAGEVVRSWPMRGTLFTLAPADLRLLLWLTAHRQVAESTPRHRQLGLTDHDCARAADAAQVALAGTSAAGGLGRADLVATFVDAGIDTAGQRGVHLIGRLAHDGLLVLGPPLGELPGGPAQGFVLLDEWAPGEPPTDRSAAVAEVVRRHLAGHGPATERDLAWWTKLTLTEVRAGFAAVRDELTEVTCGGASYWTLGEPPDPVPDGVRALSGFDEWVLGYTDRSPVLAPRFFERVVPGMNGVFFPTLVEDGEVVGTWKRVVTRGQAGVTVDPFPGVRARVRHREAAAAVLPFRGEG; encoded by the coding sequence CGCCGACGTGGTGCGGGGCCTGTTCGCGCTGCAGTCCCAGGACCTCCGGCAGGCCGAGTGGGCGGTGGGCGCCCGGCTGGCGGGTGGGACGGTGCAGGACGTGTGGGCGGCGTTCGCTGCCGGTGAGGTCGTCCGGTCGTGGCCGATGCGCGGCACGCTCTTCACCCTCGCTCCGGCCGACCTGCGCCTGCTGCTGTGGCTGACCGCGCATCGACAAGTCGCCGAGTCGACACCGCGACACCGGCAGCTCGGGCTCACCGACCACGACTGCGCCCGGGCCGCCGACGCCGCGCAGGTGGCACTGGCCGGGACCTCGGCAGCGGGTGGGCTGGGTCGGGCCGACCTGGTGGCCACGTTCGTCGACGCCGGGATCGACACCGCCGGTCAGCGCGGCGTGCACCTGATCGGCCGACTGGCCCACGACGGCCTCCTCGTGCTCGGGCCCCCGCTCGGGGAGCTGCCCGGTGGGCCCGCACAGGGCTTCGTGCTCCTCGACGAGTGGGCCCCGGGGGAGCCGCCGACCGACCGGTCGGCCGCGGTAGCCGAGGTGGTCCGCCGCCACCTGGCCGGGCACGGGCCGGCGACGGAGCGGGACCTCGCCTGGTGGACCAAGCTCACGCTCACCGAGGTCCGGGCCGGGTTCGCCGCCGTGCGTGACGAGCTGACCGAGGTGACCTGCGGGGGCGCCTCGTACTGGACGCTGGGCGAGCCTCCGGACCCCGTGCCCGACGGCGTCCGCGCCCTGTCCGGCTTCGACGAGTGGGTGCTCGGCTACACCGACCGGTCGCCGGTGCTGGCCCCGCGGTTCTTCGAGCGGGTGGTGCCGGGGATGAACGGCGTCTTCTTCCCGACCCTGGTCGAGGACGGCGAGGTGGTCGGTACCTGGAAGCGGGTCGTCACCCGGGGGCAGGCGGGGGTCACGGTCGACCCCTTCCCCGGCGTCCGGGCCCGCGTGCGCCACCGGGAGGCCGCCGCGGCGGTGCTGCCCTTCCGCGGGGAGGGGTGA
- the purT gene encoding formate-dependent phosphoribosylglycinamide formyltransferase — MVSLGTPLSPSATRVMLLGSGELAKEVLIALQRLGVETIAVDRYEHAPGHQVAHHERTITMSDPAQLRALIEAERPDVVVPEIEAIATPTLVELEAEGVRVVPTARAARLTMDREGIRRLAAETLGLPTSPYRFCDSLDELRAGADAVGFPCVVKPVMSSSGKGQSTLRTEADVERAWDHAMAGSRVAGTRVIVEGFVDFDYEITLLTVRSLRDGEPVTDFCAPIGHRQESGDYVESWQPQPMSEVALTRAREIAAAVTDDLGGLGLFGVELFVRGDEVWFSEVSPRPHDTGMVTMTTQWQNEFELHARALLGLPVDTTLRTTGASAVVYGGVEATGIVFDGVDEALAVPGVDVRLFGKPESFTRRRMGVALARGEDVDTARATAREAAGRIRPHA; from the coding sequence ATGGTCTCCCTGGGCACCCCGCTGTCTCCCTCGGCCACCCGCGTGATGCTCCTGGGCAGCGGTGAGCTGGCCAAGGAGGTGCTCATCGCGCTGCAGCGGCTGGGCGTGGAGACCATCGCGGTCGACCGGTACGAGCACGCGCCGGGCCACCAGGTCGCCCACCACGAGCGGACGATCACGATGAGCGACCCCGCCCAGCTGCGGGCGCTGATCGAGGCCGAGCGGCCCGACGTCGTGGTCCCGGAGATCGAGGCCATCGCCACCCCGACGCTGGTGGAGCTGGAGGCCGAGGGCGTGCGGGTGGTGCCCACCGCCCGCGCGGCCCGGCTGACCATGGACCGGGAGGGCATCCGGCGGCTGGCCGCGGAGACCCTGGGCCTGCCGACCAGCCCCTACCGGTTCTGCGACTCCCTGGACGAGCTGCGCGCCGGCGCCGACGCCGTGGGGTTCCCGTGCGTGGTCAAGCCGGTGATGAGCTCCTCGGGCAAGGGGCAGAGCACGCTGCGCACCGAGGCAGACGTCGAGCGCGCCTGGGACCACGCGATGGCCGGGAGCCGGGTCGCCGGCACCCGGGTGATCGTCGAGGGGTTCGTCGACTTCGACTACGAGATCACCCTGCTGACCGTCCGCTCGCTGCGCGACGGTGAGCCGGTCACCGACTTCTGTGCCCCGATCGGACACCGCCAGGAGTCCGGGGACTACGTGGAGAGCTGGCAGCCCCAGCCGATGTCGGAGGTCGCGCTGACCCGGGCCCGGGAGATCGCCGCCGCGGTGACCGACGACCTCGGTGGCCTGGGCCTGTTCGGGGTCGAGCTGTTCGTCCGCGGGGACGAGGTGTGGTTCTCCGAGGTCAGCCCGCGTCCGCACGACACCGGGATGGTCACGATGACCACCCAGTGGCAGAACGAGTTCGAGCTGCACGCCCGCGCCCTGCTCGGCCTGCCGGTGGACACCACGCTGCGCACCACCGGGGCATCGGCCGTCGTCTACGGCGGGGTCGAGGCCACCGGCATCGTGTTCGACGGCGTGGACGAGGCCCTGGCCGTGCCGGGCGTCGACGTCCGGCTGTTCGGCAAGCCGGAGAGCTTCACCCGGCGGCGGATGGGGGTCGCGCTGGCCCGCGGCGAGGACGTCGACACCGCCCGGGCGACGGCCCGCGAGGCCGCCGGCAGGATCCGCCCGCACGCCTGA